The Fervidibacillus albus genome contains a region encoding:
- a CDS encoding GyrI-like domain-containing protein, with protein MNQVNDVYITSKEGFFAVGLKWEGTFQEANEGAIRKVQKKLQSRLGEIHDIVNEDTMLGLSYHAKRGKETFIHYAAVEVKNVSKFPNDMFFITVPPLSYATTSHKKHQKIDQSYENVYNWIKKEGYLETYPDGLTHMEYYPMKQDPFTDNPEFEIRIPVVPK; from the coding sequence ATGAATCAAGTGAACGACGTGTACATTACATCAAAAGAAGGTTTTTTTGCTGTCGGACTAAAATGGGAAGGCACATTTCAAGAAGCCAATGAAGGGGCGATACGAAAAGTACAGAAAAAATTACAAAGTCGGCTTGGGGAAATTCATGATATTGTAAATGAAGATACGATGCTTGGATTATCGTATCATGCAAAACGGGGGAAAGAGACGTTTATCCATTATGCCGCCGTGGAAGTAAAAAATGTTTCTAAGTTTCCGAACGATATGTTTTTCATTACTGTTCCTCCATTAAGTTATGCTACGACTTCACATAAGAAACATCAAAAGATAGATCAGTCTTATGAAAATGTGTACAATTGGATCAAAAAAGAGGGTTATTTGGAAACGTATCCGGATGGCTTAACGCATATGGAATATTATCCGATGAAACAGGACCCGTTTACGGACAATCCAGAATTTGAAATACGGATTCCTGTTGTTCCAAAATAA
- a CDS encoding helix-turn-helix domain-containing protein, which translates to MAIIVNIDVMLAKRKMSVTELSEKVGITMANLSILKNGKARAIRFSTLEKLCEALDCQPGDLLEYRPDEEDGSSSSE; encoded by the coding sequence GTGGCGATTATTGTAAATATTGATGTCATGTTAGCAAAACGAAAAATGAGTGTAACGGAACTATCGGAAAAAGTCGGCATTACGATGGCAAATCTTTCAATATTGAAAAACGGAAAAGCAAGGGCGATTCGTTTTTCCACGTTAGAGAAATTATGTGAAGCGTTAGATTGTCAACCGGGGGATCTTTTGGAATATCGACCGGACGAAGAGGATGGAAGTTCGTCGTCGGAATAA
- a CDS encoding DUF2975 domain-containing protein yields the protein MKIIGKTKFLMGTVFGLGIIVFLLSVIALPMLAKEVALTYPEYAYLKYPVLIGLYLTTIPFYFALYQAIKLLKLIENNNPFSEQAVNALRKIKYCAAAIGVMYIFGMIFLGTQNALHPSIFILGFVILFSCIVISVFTAVLQELLDHAIKIKTENELTI from the coding sequence ATGAAAATCATTGGAAAAACGAAATTTTTAATGGGTACTGTTTTTGGCTTAGGCATCATCGTATTCCTTTTGTCCGTTATTGCTTTACCAATGTTAGCAAAGGAGGTAGCTTTAACCTATCCGGAATATGCTTATTTAAAATATCCGGTTTTAATCGGTTTATATTTGACGACGATTCCGTTTTATTTCGCGTTGTATCAAGCAATCAAACTTTTAAAGTTAATTGAAAATAACAATCCCTTTTCAGAACAAGCTGTCAACGCATTACGGAAAATAAAATATTGTGCGGCAGCCATTGGCGTTATGTACATTTTCGGGATGATTTTTCTCGGAACTCAAAATGCATTACATCCTAGTATTTTCATCTTAGGATTCGTCATTCTTTTTTCATGCATCGTTATTTCGGTGTTTACCGCAGTTTTACAAGAACTTTTGGATCATGCAATTAAAATTAAAACGGAAAATGAGTTAACGATTTGA
- a CDS encoding DHA2 family efflux MFS transporter permease subunit codes for MIAILFIGAFVSFMNETFLNIALPSIMNDFDVSASTVQWLSTGYMLVNGILIPASAFLMQKFTNRQLYISAMTVFTIGSVLASVAPTFAVLLIARLLQASGAAIMAPLLMNVMLVSFPVEKRGAAMGVFGLVMITAPAIGPTLSGWVVEHYSWRTLFDIVFPIAILTLLLAIFKLKNVLPQKEISLDVLSLILSSIGFGGILYGFSSAGEKGWDSVYVYGTIVVGIISLILFIVRQLNLKEPLLEFRIYKYPMYALSSAISIVISMAMFSAMLLMPIYIQTIRGISPFDSGLLMLPGAIIMGIMSPITGRLFDKYGARILAVIGLSITIYTTYLFSNLTMDTSYGFIMFIYCMRMFGMSMVMMPVMTNGLNQLPQHLNPHATAMNNTLQQVSGAVGSAFLVTLMQNKTEAEMESLAMSTGGDPAKMAEAANTAMLEGINFSFQISVYIALVALVLTFFVKRVKPKEDNLMEKSA; via the coding sequence ATGATTGCTATTTTATTTATCGGTGCGTTTGTATCCTTTATGAATGAGACGTTTTTAAATATCGCATTACCGTCGATTATGAACGATTTTGATGTTTCTGCATCAACGGTTCAATGGTTGTCAACGGGCTATATGCTCGTAAATGGCATTTTAATTCCTGCAAGTGCCTTTCTTATGCAAAAATTTACGAATCGCCAACTGTATATTTCTGCGATGACCGTGTTTACAATCGGTTCCGTTTTGGCATCCGTTGCACCGACATTCGCCGTCCTATTAATTGCAAGATTATTGCAAGCTTCTGGAGCGGCGATTATGGCACCGCTGTTAATGAATGTGATGCTCGTATCCTTCCCTGTTGAAAAAAGAGGAGCTGCGATGGGGGTTTTTGGTCTTGTCATGATTACTGCCCCTGCCATTGGGCCGACCCTTTCCGGTTGGGTCGTCGAGCATTATTCATGGCGGACGTTGTTTGATATCGTATTTCCGATTGCCATTTTAACTCTTTTGTTAGCCATTTTTAAGTTAAAAAATGTTTTGCCACAAAAGGAAATATCGTTGGACGTATTATCGTTAATTTTATCGAGTATCGGTTTTGGCGGCATTTTATACGGATTTAGCTCTGCGGGAGAAAAAGGTTGGGATTCGGTGTACGTTTACGGAACGATCGTTGTCGGAATTATTAGCCTGATCCTCTTTATTGTCCGCCAATTAAATTTGAAAGAACCACTATTGGAATTTCGCATTTATAAATATCCGATGTATGCTTTATCATCAGCAATTTCCATTGTGATTTCGATGGCTATGTTTTCTGCTATGCTTCTTATGCCGATTTATATTCAGACGATTCGGGGTATCTCTCCCTTCGACTCAGGCTTGTTGATGCTTCCGGGGGCAATTATTATGGGCATTATGTCGCCGATCACTGGGCGATTATTCGATAAATACGGTGCACGAATTCTCGCTGTCATCGGACTATCGATCACAATTTATACGACGTATTTATTTAGTAATTTAACGATGGATACTTCTTACGGGTTTATTATGTTTATTTATTGTATGCGGATGTTTGGGATGTCGATGGTGATGATGCCAGTCATGACAAACGGACTGAATCAATTGCCACAGCATTTGAATCCCCATGCGACAGCGATGAACAATACACTTCAACAAGTATCTGGTGCGGTCGGTTCCGCCTTTTTAGTGACGCTTATGCAAAATAAAACAGAAGCGGAAATGGAAAGTCTAGCGATGTCAACAGGTGGAGATCCTGCGAAAATGGCAGAAGCGGCGAATACGGCCATGTTAGAAGGAATTAATTTCTCCTTCCAAATTTCCGTTTATATTGCCCTTGTCGCCCTCGTACTTACCTTCTTTGTCAAAAGGGTAAAGCCTAAAGAAGATAATTTGATGGAAAAGTCTGCTTAA